The following coding sequences are from one Paenibacillus tundrae window:
- a CDS encoding iron-sulfur cluster biosynthesis family protein, with the protein MHIQITDLAAARLTESLNDQPGYFKVFYDTEGCGCNGIIVILLIDEPAALDEQIETNLVPFYVDPKQQLNLEQQMKLDTEQNYASFTLSSDAGVLSSNVRVRDIRAVAAGSSSASDACSLK; encoded by the coding sequence ATGCATATTCAAATTACAGATCTTGCTGCTGCTCGGCTAACTGAGAGCTTGAATGATCAGCCCGGATATTTCAAAGTATTTTATGATACCGAAGGATGCGGCTGTAATGGAATCATTGTTATTTTGCTTATCGATGAACCCGCTGCACTAGATGAACAGATTGAGACCAACCTGGTTCCATTCTATGTTGATCCGAAACAGCAATTGAACCTTGAACAGCAGATGAAACTGGACACAGAGCAGAATTACGCCTCATTCACATTAAGCAGTGATGCTGGTGTACTTAGCAGCAACGTGCGTGTAAGAGATATTCGCGCTGTAGCCGCTGGCAGTTCAAGCGCATCCGACGCTTGTTCATTGAAATAA
- a CDS encoding DUF1349 domain-containing protein, producing MTLNLLQRQAGTWTTEPVASRMEGERLIVEAKEGSDFWEKTFYGFVHQSGHALLEPWEGNEAIEVSFDLSSFTELYDQAGLMLWHGSNQWIKAGVEVNDGVVHVGAVVTDGYSDWSLSPVPEWGGRIVTIRASYHNEAVVIRARTDEHAWRTIRVARFAYPENKQAGPFLCSPKRAGFEVAFTKWRSAAPDEDLHTDPPILD from the coding sequence ATGACATTAAATTTACTTCAGCGTCAGGCAGGGACATGGACAACAGAACCAGTCGCTAGTCGGATGGAAGGTGAACGTCTTATTGTAGAAGCGAAGGAAGGCAGTGACTTTTGGGAGAAAACTTTCTATGGATTCGTTCATCAAAGTGGACATGCCTTACTTGAACCTTGGGAGGGCAACGAGGCGATTGAGGTTTCATTTGATTTGAGCTCATTTACGGAGTTGTATGATCAAGCAGGGCTAATGCTCTGGCATGGTTCGAATCAATGGATCAAGGCGGGTGTGGAAGTAAACGACGGTGTGGTTCATGTTGGAGCGGTTGTCACCGATGGCTACTCGGATTGGTCGTTATCTCCTGTGCCCGAATGGGGTGGAAGGATCGTTACGATTCGCGCATCGTATCATAATGAAGCTGTGGTGATTCGTGCCCGCACGGACGAGCATGCATGGCGAACGATCCGGGTTGCAAGATTCGCATACCCTGAGAACAAACAAGCAGGGCCATTTTTGTGCTCACCGAAGCGTGCAGGATTTGAGGTTGCATTCACGAAGTGGAGATCAGCAGCACCCGATGAGGATTTGCATACCGACCCGCCTATTTTAGATTGA